From Elephas maximus indicus isolate mEleMax1 chromosome 1, mEleMax1 primary haplotype, whole genome shotgun sequence, a single genomic window includes:
- the ZNF451 gene encoding E3 SUMO-protein ligase ZNF451 isoform X6 — protein sequence MGDPGSEIIESVLPAEPEAPESTADENEDDIQFVSEGPLRPVLEYIDLVSSDDEEPSTSHSDRMPESKVPSSENHRPEMCSSCSVPLSIGDSSSSSGSCSSSPQRIVSQPSSVENPLENQKNDQSNSDIKISETETPKPSQSIETLPSCPLLVPRESLASLEVKEDLLRESSSSSQQGQDAILYLQTQVAEMSRVIRDLQSRSCFRFHHSRPSENSSLPWDISTSKEENLSTVDEEADCKSPSADDKGQPSDPSQSSFTGLLKRMEQRGVIKRVTLQPEAESCEGKPDCVTSKKRLVPPLHPLLRIATTEVFKDPADCHPSSFMGHRVYPVAKDTSPFQPNPPAEGPIVEALEHSKRGNTASPLDSTSKEMEVMGCRFYHAASIAARAASYMAYMTQYQRKLWEDMEDLVHDPEFDRGKARCIISDGMDAGLWQLCTTRDIMDSVVRVMAMAIDYRRQAWLRLTSLTRKTQEKISHLPFDGASLFGQDVNAVVAEENSIKENDYKDHNRYSNQHRYFYSHDQKAHYHNRGYSKGDWYKPRNHPYRYRKKGDSPERHGYKN from the exons ATGGGAGACCCAGGGTCGGAG ATAATAGAATCTGTCCTTCCAGCTGAGCCTGAGGCACCTGAGTCAACAGCGgatgaaaatgaagatgatatTCAGTTTGTTAGT GAGGGACCATTAAGACCTGTTCTTGAATACATTGACCTGGTCAGCAGCGATGATGAAGAGCCTAGTACCTCTCATAGTGAT AGAATGCCTGAGTCTAAGGTGCCATCCTCTGAGAATCATCGCCCAGAAATGTGCTCTAGCTGCAGTGTTCCTCTTTCCATTGGAGACAGCAGCTCCTCCTCTGGGAGTTGCTCCAGCAGTCCACAAAGGATAGTTTCTCAACCTTCCTCTGTTGAGAACCCATTGGAGAACCAGAAAAATGATCAAAGTAATTCAGATATTAAGATCTCTGAGACAGAGACACCTAAACCATCACAAAGTATTGAGACTCTGCCTTCATGTCCACTTCTGGTCCCCCGAGAATCTTTGGCTTCTTTGGAGGTCAAGGAGGATTTACTTAGAGAGTCTTCTTCAAGTTCACAGCAAGGACAGGATGCCATCCTCTATCTTCAGACACAAGTGGCCGAGATGTCCCGAGTAATACGTGATCTACAATCCAGGAGCTGTTTTAGATTTCATCATTCTAGGCCAAGCGAGAACTCCTCTCTTCCTTGGGACATTTCCACCTCTAAGGAGGAAAATTTATCCACAGTTGATGAAGAGGCTGACTGCAAATCCCCCTCTGCTGATGACAAAGGGCAGCCCTCTGATCCCAGCCAGTCTAGTTTCACAGGTCTTTTGAAGAGAATGGAACAAAGAGGTGTTATAAAGAGGGTAACATTACAACCTGAAGCGGAATCATGTGAAGGGAAGCCTGATTGTGTGACCTCTAAGAAACGTTTAGTTCCTCCATTGCATCCTCTTCTGAGAATTGCTACCACTGAGGTTTTTAAAGATCCTGCTGATTGCCATCCTTCTTCCTTCATGGGACACAGGGTATATCCTGTGGCTAAGGATACCTCTCCTTTCcaaccaaatccaccagctgaggGCCCCATTGTAGAAGCACTAGAGCACAGCAAGAGAGGAAACACAGCATCCCCTCTAGATTCTACCTCAAAAGAAATGGAGGTCATGGGCTGTAGGTTCTACCACGCTGCTTCTATTGCAGCCCGAGCTGCCAGCTACATGGCCTATATGACTCAGTATCAGCGTAAACTCTGGGAAGACATGGAGGATCTGGTTCATGACCCAGAGTTTGACCGTGGAAAAGCAAGGTGTATAATATCTGATGGCATGGATGCGGGCCTTTGGCAGCTTTGTACTACTAGGGACATAATGGACTCTGTAGTCAGAGTTATGGCCATGGCAATAGACTACAGACGGCAAGCTTGGCTCCGACTTACATCTCTGACTAGGAAAACCCAGGAGAAGATCTCACACTTACCCTTTGATGGTGCTTCCCTTTTTGGACAAGATGTGAATGCTGTTGTTGCAGAAGAAAACAGTATTAAAGAAAATGACTATAAAGACCACAACAGATACTCTAACCAGCATCGATACTTTTATAGTCATGATCAGAAAGCACATTATCACAATAGAGGATACTCCAAAGGGGATTGGTACAAACCCCGAAATCACCCCTATAGATATAGAAAAAAGGGAGACTCCCCAGAACGCCATGGGTACAAAAATTAA